A single window of Lutzomyia longipalpis isolate SR_M1_2022 chromosome 1, ASM2433408v1 DNA harbors:
- the LOC129789854 gene encoding serine protease inhibitor 88Ea-like, producing MLLKVFLLAILATLVRSDCLSENDVSGIFNKNSKLNLYMGQQNFTVALLDAINKATPNENVFFSPYSTYHALLLAYFGAKNQTETALRDTLKLRWAESKFDVMQAYRIEVHERARRAQNSSVEFTSADKLYFAPKVEVKECMKDLFHDELETLDFEKDPEAARASINQWVEDVTKGNIKDILIPGSLSAQTTVVLANAAYFKGSWASKFDAEKTQKEIFYSSAEKQTFVDMMSKKGYFNHALNEHLGAHVLEIPYEGDGTEISCIILLPPFTPNGLDTVLEKLTPESLQRALDDGTSREVDLKLPKFSFEKKYELVPILERMGVGDLFQSTSNLAGFSESHKIQLDDAVHKAKIDVDESGSTAAAATVLFSFRSSRPLDPLQFHCNHPFLFLIYDHRSRAVLFAGIYRGPDN from the exons ATGCTGCTCAAAGTCTTCCTTCTGGCGATCCTCGCCACCCTGGTTAGGAGTGATTGCTTATCGGAGAATGATGTTTCGGGGATTTTCAACAAGAACTCCAAATTGAATCTATACATGGGGCAGCAGAACTTCACAGTAGCCCTCCTGGATGCCATCAACAAAGCCACTCCGAATGAGAATGTCTTCTTCTCACCATACAGCACCTACCATGCCCTCCTCTTGGCCtattttggcgccaaaaatcaaaCAGAAACCGCTCTGAGGGATACACTGAAGCTCCGTTGGGCTGAAAGTAAATTCGATGTGATGCAAGCCTACAGGATTGAGGTGCACGAGAGAGCCCGCAGAGCACAGAATAGCTCTGTGGAGTTTACTTCAGCTGATAAGCTGTACTTTGCACCAAAAGTTGAAGTCAA agaATGCATGAAGGATCTCTTCCACGATGAACTGGAAACATTGGACTTTGAGAAAGATCCTGAAGCTGCTCGTGCTAGTATTAATCAGTGGGTTGAGGACGTAACCAAGGGGAATATAAAGGATATCCTCATTCCTGGATCACTTTCGGCGCAGACAACCGTTGTCCTGGCCAATGCTGCGTATTTCAAAGGATCATGGGCATCAAAATTCGATGCTGAAAAGACACAAAAGGAGATCTTCTACTCATCAGCTGAGAAACAAACATTCGTGGATATGATGAGCAAGAAAGGATACTTCAATCACG CTTTGAATGAACATTTGGGAGCACATGTCCTGGAAATTCCCTATGAAGGCGATGGCACGGAAATCTCCTGCATTATCCTGTTGCCACCCTTCACACCCAATGGCCTCGACACAGTACTTGAGAAGCTAACACCAGAAAGCCTTCAGCGTGCCCTCGATGATGGAACATCCCGCGAGGTTGATCTCAAATTGCCAAAGTTCTCATTTGAGAAGAAGTACGAACTGGTGCCAATCTTGGAGCGCATGGGTGTGGGTGATCTCTTCCAGTCCACGTCGAATCTCGCGGGATTTTCGGAGTCACACAAAATCCAACTAGATGATGCCGTTCACAAGGCAAAGATCGACGTGGATGAGTCAGGATCAACAGCAGCTGCTGCCACTGTTCTCTTCTCCTTCCGATCCTCTCGGCCATTGGATCCTCTGCAGTTCCACTGCAATCATCCCTTCCTCTTCCTCATCTACGACCACCGATCGCGGGCAGTTCTCTTCGCCGGTATCTACCGCGGCCCCGACAATTAA